Proteins encoded by one window of Methanobacterium sp.:
- a CDS encoding PAS domain S-box protein, translating into MKSTKKGIKDSKSGDEFKEIFLKSPIGIILFGRDANISNANESALKMLGTPKLEDIIGRNIFDFVPIAEKKDKLLKEGLIKFQAPLDLKWLKDFDYYHPTKEGVLFLDFTVSVIDSGFLVQIQDITERKKTEEALKDSENRLKNIIHGSPVLTFVIDRDHKVLYWNKAIEEYSGVTAEEVVGTKNHWKGFYEEKRPLLADLVMEEKFEEIPIWYPSYNAKSKIVKGAYEIEAYFPTICASPAIGKKGRWLRATASAINDPEGISGAVEILEDITERKKAEEELKESEEKFRILADSSPAAIGVYQDKRIIYANPASESILGYTKEELFKMDWFDIAHPDYKKIAKNAIKARMAGSKEKSYNEMKIITKEGKEKWLDVSSNLIQYEGSPAGLLIGTDITERKKMEETLRNARDNLEEQVKNRTKELEEAYKALSESEEKFRELFNNAEDTITLGELIDGKPGKFIEVNEAATRKLGYSKEELLNMTPLDLTQKSIEESPKDVFKILETGSATFENVHVAKDGSKIPVEVNTHLFKLKGKDVILGISRDITERKMAEEELRESEEVYRKLLRESFDAWGIHSDGILLAANNSAAKILGGDIEDFVGKPVIDFVHPDYREEVEKRNLKMYEEGGSEPFEQKFLKLDGTVIDVEAVATSLTYKGKPAVQVVFRDITERKQTEKALIESRNYLDKIINSIADPVFVKDNQHRWVLFNDAFCQFMGYPREKLLGKSDYDFLPSHEADVFWEKDEEVLKTGMENVNEEEITDPDGNVHYIVTKKTLYTDITGEKYIVAIIRDITELKDVEKQLKETINELERSNEELQSFAYITSHDLQEPLRTMGNYAGLLKRRYEGKLDEDADDFLEFMTGGATRMKDMIQGLLEYSRVGTRGGEFMEFNAGDALNDALINLKSAIEECPAEIVYDPLPVINGDKDQISRVFQNLIGNALKFRREGVPPEIRIKISKGDDEYVFSVSDNGIGLEEEYSDKIFEIFKRLHAIGEYRGAGIGLAIVKRIIDRHGGHIWVESELGKGSTFYFTVPIKDGSEVNDN; encoded by the coding sequence ATGAAAAGTACCAAAAAAGGCATAAAGGACTCTAAATCAGGGGATGAATTTAAGGAAATATTCCTTAAATCCCCCATAGGAATTATTTTATTTGGTAGGGATGCAAATATATCTAATGCCAATGAATCCGCTCTTAAAATGTTGGGAACTCCAAAATTAGAAGATATAATTGGAAGAAACATCTTTGATTTCGTTCCTATTGCAGAAAAGAAGGATAAACTGCTTAAAGAGGGTCTTATAAAATTTCAAGCACCTTTAGATTTAAAATGGCTTAAAGATTTTGATTATTACCATCCCACTAAAGAAGGAGTTTTATTTTTAGATTTTACTGTTTCTGTTATTGATTCTGGTTTTTTGGTGCAAATTCAAGATATTACAGAACGTAAAAAAACTGAAGAAGCATTAAAAGATAGTGAAAATAGATTAAAAAATATAATTCATGGTTCGCCTGTTCTTACCTTTGTCATTGATAGGGATCATAAAGTTCTTTATTGGAATAAAGCCATTGAGGAATACAGTGGGGTCACTGCTGAAGAAGTTGTAGGCACAAAAAACCATTGGAAAGGATTTTATGAAGAAAAAAGACCATTATTAGCGGATCTGGTTATGGAAGAGAAGTTTGAAGAAATTCCCATTTGGTATCCTTCATACAATGCCAAATCCAAAATTGTGAAAGGAGCATATGAAATTGAGGCCTATTTCCCAACAATATGTGCATCTCCAGCAATTGGTAAAAAAGGAAGGTGGCTACGAGCTACAGCAAGTGCAATCAATGATCCTGAGGGAATAAGTGGAGCGGTAGAAATTCTTGAAGATATTACAGAACGCAAAAAAGCTGAAGAAGAGTTAAAAGAGAGCGAAGAAAAGTTCAGGATACTTGCTGATTCCTCCCCTGCAGCAATTGGAGTTTACCAAGATAAAAGAATTATTTATGCGAATCCGGCCTCTGAATCCATCTTAGGCTACACTAAAGAAGAACTATTCAAAATGGATTGGTTTGACATTGCACATCCAGATTACAAGAAAATTGCAAAAAATGCAATCAAGGCAAGAATGGCTGGTAGCAAAGAAAAATCATATAACGAAATGAAAATAATCACAAAAGAAGGAAAAGAGAAGTGGTTGGATGTATCATCGAATCTAATCCAATATGAAGGTTCACCTGCAGGATTATTAATTGGTACGGATATTACAGAACGTAAAAAAATGGAAGAAACATTAAGAAATGCCCGTGATAATCTTGAAGAACAGGTTAAAAATCGTACAAAAGAACTTGAAGAAGCTTATAAAGCATTGAGTGAAAGTGAAGAGAAATTCCGTGAATTATTCAACAATGCAGAGGATACTATAACATTAGGAGAACTGATAGATGGAAAACCAGGGAAATTTATAGAGGTTAATGAAGCTGCCACAAGAAAATTGGGTTATAGCAAAGAGGAACTGCTGAATATGACTCCTTTAGATCTTACACAAAAAAGCATTGAAGAATCACCAAAAGATGTATTTAAAATCTTAGAAACAGGCAGCGCTACATTTGAAAACGTTCATGTAGCCAAAGACGGGTCTAAAATACCTGTTGAAGTTAATACCCATCTTTTTAAATTGAAAGGAAAAGATGTGATTCTTGGGATTTCCCGTGATATTACAGAACGTAAAATGGCAGAAGAAGAACTAAGAGAAAGTGAGGAAGTATATCGTAAATTGCTCAGAGAATCATTTGATGCTTGGGGCATCCACTCTGATGGTATACTCTTAGCTGCCAATAATTCTGCAGCAAAAATCTTAGGGGGAGACATAGAAGATTTTGTTGGAAAACCAGTAATCGATTTTGTGCATCCTGACTACAGAGAAGAGGTAGAAAAAAGAAATTTAAAAATGTATGAAGAGGGAGGTTCAGAGCCCTTCGAACAAAAATTTTTAAAATTGGATGGAACGGTTATCGATGTAGAAGCTGTGGCCACATCACTAACTTATAAAGGAAAACCCGCAGTTCAGGTCGTTTTTCGTGATATTACAGAACGTAAACAGACCGAAAAAGCTCTTATTGAGTCAAGAAATTATCTGGATAAGATTATAAATTCCATTGCTGATCCCGTCTTTGTTAAGGATAATCAGCATCGTTGGGTGCTTTTTAATGATGCTTTTTGCCAGTTTATGGGATATCCACGAGAAAAACTTCTTGGAAAATCTGATTATGATTTCTTACCTTCACATGAAGCAGATGTCTTCTGGGAAAAAGATGAAGAAGTACTCAAAACTGGTATGGAAAATGTAAATGAAGAAGAAATCACAGACCCTGATGGTAATGTGCATTACATAGTCACTAAAAAAACCCTCTACACTGATATTACTGGAGAAAAATACATAGTGGCAATTATTAGAGATATAACTGAACTTAAAGATGTTGAAAAACAATTAAAAGAAACAATAAATGAATTAGAACGCTCAAATGAAGAACTGCAGAGTTTTGCATATATCACAAGCCATGACTTGCAGGAACCATTAAGGACTATGGGAAATTATGCTGGTCTTTTAAAGCGGCGTTATGAAGGAAAATTAGATGAGGACGCCGATGACTTCCTGGAATTTATGACTGGCGGAGCAACAAGAATGAAGGATATGATACAGGGTTTACTTGAATATTCACGTGTGGGAACCCGCGGCGGTGAATTTATGGAATTTAACGCCGGAGATGCTTTAAATGATGCCTTAATTAATTTGAAATCCGCAATTGAAGAGTGCCCTGCTGAAATAGTTTATGATCCTTTACCTGTAATTAATGGAGATAAAGACCAGATAAGCCGTGTTTTCCAGAATCTCATTGGTAATGCTTTAAAATTCCGCAGGGAAGGAGTGCCGCCTGAAATCCGCATTAAAATCAGTAAAGGAGATGATGAATATGTATTTTCTGTAAGTGATAATGGAATAGGTCTTGAAGAGGAATATTCAGATAAAATCTTTGAAATATTCAAAAGATTGCATGCAATTGGGGAATATCGTGGGGCAGGCATTGGACTTGCCATTGTTAAAAGGATTATTGACCGTCATGGTGGGCATATTTGGGTAGAATCCGAATTAGGTAAAGGTTCAACCTTTTATTTTACTGTACCAATAAAAGACGGCTCAGAAGTCAATGATAATTAA
- a CDS encoding MFS transporter, with product MDNKLKRDLLIVGILVSFLTPFVRSSINLALPSLAVEFDLSALFLTWISTIYLLVNAILYIPFGRIGDIYGRKRIFQYGLIIFTLSSFISAFSISGEMFLLIRIFQAIGNAMIFANLNAMISSAFPENERGKAFGLTSMGVFVGLIFGPILGGAITEIVGWRTLFYLDTIIGIIAVYAITRFKYDWVDAEGEKLDLIGSFLLGASIIAIIYGISNLTHRYGIFLLIGGIITLSLFYLAQKRVEFPLINLDLFKSKSFTFGNITAFINYGAFVSVGFILTLYLQYLKGYHPLNAGLIVSVQSIMMVLISPFAGRLSDKIDPANVSTVGMVLTTIGVALMTLINFQNALYLGGISLIIFGAGIGLFYASNTKVVLSAVDKKYFGVASATLSDMRSIGQIFGMSIVTLFIAAVLGDAQIMPSNYPGLIMSLRMSLVAIAALSVIGIFTSIFKD from the coding sequence GTGGATAATAAACTAAAAAGAGATCTATTAATAGTGGGAATTTTAGTCTCATTCCTTACACCATTTGTAAGATCATCCATTAATCTGGCACTACCTTCTCTAGCAGTAGAATTTGATTTATCTGCCCTATTTTTAACATGGATATCCACAATATATCTGCTAGTTAATGCCATACTATACATTCCATTTGGTAGAATTGGGGATATCTACGGGCGAAAACGCATATTCCAATATGGATTAATAATTTTCACCTTAAGCTCATTTATATCCGCCTTCTCCATATCTGGGGAAATGTTCCTTTTAATCAGGATTTTTCAGGCAATAGGAAACGCAATGATATTTGCTAACTTGAATGCCATGATATCATCAGCATTTCCTGAAAATGAAAGAGGTAAGGCCTTTGGATTAACATCGATGGGAGTCTTTGTAGGCCTAATATTTGGGCCAATACTTGGAGGGGCCATCACAGAAATTGTGGGATGGAGAACCCTGTTCTACCTAGATACCATAATAGGGATAATAGCAGTATATGCCATAACACGATTTAAATATGATTGGGTAGATGCAGAAGGAGAGAAATTAGATTTAATAGGTTCATTTCTTTTGGGCGCCTCCATTATAGCCATAATTTACGGTATTTCGAATCTAACCCACAGATATGGCATATTCCTTTTAATTGGAGGAATAATCACACTATCATTATTTTATTTAGCTCAAAAAAGAGTTGAATTTCCTTTAATTAATTTAGACTTGTTTAAAAGTAAAAGTTTCACCTTTGGAAACATCACCGCATTTATAAATTACGGCGCATTCGTATCTGTAGGGTTTATTCTAACCCTCTACTTGCAGTATCTAAAAGGTTATCATCCCCTTAATGCTGGTCTAATAGTTTCTGTTCAATCGATTATGATGGTGCTCATATCTCCATTTGCAGGGAGATTATCGGATAAAATCGACCCAGCAAATGTATCAACCGTGGGAATGGTTCTAACAACCATTGGTGTAGCTTTAATGACGTTGATAAATTTCCAAAATGCCCTATACTTGGGGGGAATTTCTCTAATTATTTTTGGGGCAGGAATAGGTTTATTCTATGCTTCAAATACCAAGGTGGTTCTTAGTGCAGTGGATAAAAAGTATTTTGGAGTAGCTTCAGCAACATTAAGCGATATGAGATCCATTGGACAGATATTTGGAATGAGCATAGTAACGTTATTTATCGCTGCTGTTTTGGGAGATGCCCAGATTATGCCATCCAATTATCCAGGGCTGATTATGAGTCTTAGAATGTCACTGGTTGCTATTGCTGCTTTAAGTGTAATTGGAATTTTCACATCCATATTTAAAGATTAA
- a CDS encoding HEPN domain-containing protein — protein sequence MDEAGILMKNAYEKLEAARTLFKNEFYGDAVSRAYYAMFFAAKALLAEKDIYPRTHRGLISQFGLELVKKGEFKKELFDLLTRAQEDREEADYGLFPKLDEEEAKIIIDGAELFLEECKSILL from the coding sequence TTGGATGAAGCTGGAATTCTAATGAAAAATGCATATGAAAAGCTTGAAGCAGCCAGAACTCTTTTTAAAAATGAATTCTATGGTGATGCGGTGAGTAGAGCATATTATGCAATGTTTTTTGCAGCCAAGGCTTTATTAGCAGAAAAAGATATTTATCCAAGGACACATAGAGGATTAATTTCACAATTTGGGCTTGAATTGGTTAAAAAAGGGGAATTTAAAAAAGAACTTTTTGATTTGCTAACAAGAGCTCAAGAAGATCGCGAAGAAGCTGATTATGGTTTATTTCCAAAATTAGATGAAGAAGAAGCAAAGATTATAATTGATGGTGCTGAATTGTTTTTAGAAGAATGTAAATCAATTTTATTATAA
- a CDS encoding nucleotidyltransferase domain-containing protein: protein MNRKRIAEEFSNSLDYPEIEEIILFGSVARGEDTDDSDIDLLIISGKKRETKNKIMKKVSEALLESGTYISAKVISKKEYETLKDTHFISTIKKEGVVLG, encoded by the coding sequence ATGAACAGAAAAAGAATAGCTGAAGAGTTCTCAAATTCACTTGATTATCCTGAAATAGAAGAAATAATATTATTTGGTTCTGTTGCCCGTGGAGAGGATACAGATGATTCAGACATAGATCTTCTAATAATATCTGGTAAAAAAAGAGAAACAAAGAACAAAATCATGAAAAAAGTAAGCGAGGCACTGCTTGAGTCTGGTACTTATATATCAGCCAAAGTTATTTCTAAAAAAGAATATGAAACACTAAAAGATACCCATTTTATTTCTACTATTAAAAAAGAGGGTGTAGTGCTTGGATGA
- a CDS encoding acylphosphatase, whose product MFKVKAHVIISGRVQGVYFRGNTKNEAKKYGVNGWVRNLPDGRVKETYGFDTGKKNEYSLASSNL is encoded by the coding sequence ATGTTCAAAGTTAAAGCCCATGTAATAATTTCTGGAAGAGTCCAGGGAGTATACTTCCGCGGAAACACCAAAAACGAAGCCAAGAAGTATGGTGTAAATGGTTGGGTGCGCAATCTCCCCGATGGGCGCGTTAAGGAGACTTATGGTTTTGATACTGGCAAAAAAAATGAATATTCATTAGCAAGTTCTAATTTATAA
- a CDS encoding exodeoxyribonuclease III has product MFILYNIYFPSAQGTKEGLEHKFKFYEDFLEEMRELKDEKVIICGDFNIAHNEIDLVNPVNAAKNAGFLPEERAFLNKLMDFGYIDTFRMFNGDHENFTWWAYGHNCREKNIGMRLDHFFVCKSLKDNIGSAYVLSDVMGSDHCPIGVRLY; this is encoded by the coding sequence ATTTTTATTTTATATAATATTTATTTTCCATCAGCCCAAGGCACAAAAGAAGGGCTTGAACACAAATTTAAATTCTATGAGGATTTTCTTGAGGAAATGAGAGAATTAAAGGATGAAAAGGTAATAATTTGCGGAGATTTTAATATAGCCCATAACGAGATTGATCTTGTAAATCCAGTAAATGCTGCAAAAAATGCAGGCTTTTTACCTGAAGAAAGAGCATTTTTAAATAAGTTAATGGATTTTGGGTATATTGATACTTTTAGGATGTTTAATGGAGATCATGAAAACTTTACATGGTGGGCTTATGGCCACAATTGCAGGGAAAAGAATATAGGGATGCGTCTGGACCATTTTTTTGTATGTAAGAGCTTAAAAGATAATATTGGTTCTGCTTATGTTCTTTCTGATGTTATGGGGTCTGATCATTGCCCTATTGGGGTTAGATTATATTGA
- a CDS encoding acylphosphatase → MKVRAHVIISGRVQGVYFRGNTKNEAKKYGVNGWVRNLPDGRVEAVFEVEENQGFSEPQKSKIFEGEKEAVDKAIKFVKKGPSYAKVTDLDIKWEKYTGEFNDFRVLY, encoded by the coding sequence TTGAAAGTTAGAGCCCATGTAATAATTTCTGGAAGAGTCCAGGGAGTATACTTCCGCGGAAACACCAAAAACGAAGCCAAGAAGTATGGTGTAAATGGTTGGGTGCGCAATCTCCCCGATGGGCGAGTTGAAGCTGTCTTTGAGGTTGAAGAAAATCAAGGATTTTCTGAACCACAAAAATCGAAGATTTTTGAGGGCGAAAAAGAAGCCGTGGATAAGGCTATTAAGTTCGTTAAAAAGGGACCTTCTTATGCCAAAGTAACTGACTTAGATATCAAATGGGAAAAATATACTGGAGAATTCAACGATTTCCGCGTTTTATATTAA
- a CDS encoding uracil-DNA glycosylase family protein: MEKETAYKKLVEKRKNYKFPEGLVNPSKVDNGLYDQKTHIGPWCRWQGNLNADIMLIGQDWGTVKYYRETKGAHKDNTPTNTSLRILFNEIGIDIGTPSKPNHEAPCFFTNVILGLKEGEEMAGKIKAQWIKENAAEFLKPNIDIIKPKIIITLGKKAYDAMAHIYGLRNDPMKKLVTQNPIKLYDGILLFAMYHCGGLGMVNRKLLLQIEDWKKIKNYL; encoded by the coding sequence ATGGAAAAGGAAACCGCATATAAAAAGCTCGTAGAAAAGCGTAAAAACTATAAATTCCCTGAAGGACTTGTAAACCCCTCAAAAGTAGATAACGGATTATATGACCAGAAAACCCATATAGGGCCATGGTGCAGATGGCAAGGGAACCTGAATGCTGATATCATGCTCATTGGACAGGATTGGGGCACAGTCAAATACTACAGGGAAACAAAAGGCGCACATAAAGATAATACTCCGACAAATACCAGTTTAAGGATTCTTTTTAATGAAATAGGAATAGATATAGGTACTCCAAGTAAACCCAACCATGAAGCACCCTGTTTTTTCACCAATGTAATTTTGGGACTTAAGGAAGGTGAAGAAATGGCAGGGAAAATAAAAGCTCAATGGATAAAAGAAAACGCCGCAGAATTTTTAAAACCCAATATAGATATCATAAAGCCCAAAATCATAATCACCCTTGGAAAAAAGGCATACGATGCCATGGCCCATATTTACGGGTTAAGAAATGACCCAATGAAGAAACTGGTGACCCAGAATCCAATAAAGCTTTATGATGGAATTCTTCTTTTTGCGATGTACCATTGCGGAGGGCTTGGAATGGTTAATAGAAAACTTCTACTACAGATAGAAGACTGGAAGAAGATAAAAAATTATTTATGA